From a single Sphingosinicellaceae bacterium genomic region:
- the argS gene encoding arginine--tRNA ligase, producing MPTLYQRFEAHVADALAALVADGDLPAGLNFAHVTVEPPRDPTHGDLATNAAMVLAKPAGLKPRDIALALAQKLARLPEVDSAEPAGPGFLNLGLRSDVWRAELGAILGEGVDYGRSDLGKGSTVNVEYVSANPTGPMHMGHCRGAVVGDALADILAYSGFVVTREYYVNDAGGQVDTLARSVHLRYREALGATIEIPEGLYPGDYLVPVGEALAKQYGDRYVDAPESEWLALFRKDAVHRMMDLIREDLKLLGIEHDVVSYESDVQAAKKPEAAEARLRAEGLVYDGVLEAPKGKEPDDDWEPVTLPLFRATKFGDDQDRPIKKSDGSWTYFGADMAYHYQKSESADQLIDIWGADHGGTVKRIRAAVQALTAKDGKSMPFDVKLIQMVRLLRNGEPVKMSKRSGSFVTLADVVREVGKDVVRFMMLTKRADSQLDFDFAHVVEQSRENPVFYVQYAHARIHSIQRRAAEAGMVLPEPDFARLDDAELALVKLCAQWPRTVEAAATTHEPHRIAFYLGDLAAAFHSLWNQGNDDPARRFVVADDAALTSARLALARGVGQIIRNGLGLMGVEPVEELH from the coding sequence TTGCCCACCCTCTACCAGCGTTTCGAAGCCCATGTCGCCGACGCCCTCGCAGCGCTCGTCGCGGACGGGGACCTGCCGGCGGGGTTGAACTTCGCGCATGTCACGGTCGAGCCGCCGCGCGACCCGACGCACGGCGACCTCGCGACCAACGCCGCGATGGTGCTCGCCAAGCCTGCCGGCCTGAAGCCGCGCGACATCGCGCTGGCGCTGGCACAGAAGCTCGCCCGGCTTCCCGAAGTCGACAGCGCCGAGCCCGCCGGGCCGGGGTTCCTCAACCTCGGCCTGCGCTCCGACGTGTGGCGCGCGGAGCTCGGTGCGATCCTCGGGGAGGGCGTCGATTACGGGCGCTCCGACCTCGGCAAGGGCTCGACCGTCAACGTCGAGTACGTCTCCGCCAACCCGACCGGCCCGATGCACATGGGGCATTGCCGGGGTGCGGTGGTCGGCGACGCGCTGGCCGATATCCTCGCTTATTCGGGCTTCGTGGTGACGCGGGAATATTACGTCAACGACGCCGGCGGGCAGGTCGATACGCTCGCGCGGTCGGTGCACCTGCGCTACCGCGAGGCGCTGGGCGCGACCATCGAGATCCCCGAGGGCCTGTATCCGGGCGACTATCTGGTGCCGGTCGGCGAGGCGCTGGCGAAGCAATATGGCGACCGCTACGTCGACGCCCCCGAGAGCGAATGGCTGGCGCTGTTCCGCAAGGACGCGGTCCACCGCATGATGGACCTGATCCGCGAGGACCTGAAACTGCTCGGCATCGAGCACGACGTGGTCAGCTACGAGTCCGACGTGCAGGCGGCGAAGAAGCCCGAGGCGGCGGAGGCCCGGCTGCGCGCCGAGGGCCTCGTCTACGACGGCGTCCTCGAAGCGCCGAAGGGCAAGGAGCCCGACGACGACTGGGAGCCGGTGACGCTGCCGCTGTTCCGCGCGACGAAGTTCGGCGACGACCAGGACCGCCCGATCAAGAAGTCCGACGGCAGCTGGACCTACTTCGGCGCCGACATGGCCTACCATTATCAAAAGTCGGAGAGTGCCGACCAGCTCATCGACATCTGGGGCGCGGACCACGGCGGCACCGTCAAGCGCATCCGGGCGGCGGTTCAGGCGCTGACCGCCAAGGACGGCAAATCGATGCCGTTCGACGTCAAGCTGATCCAGATGGTCCGGCTCCTGCGCAACGGCGAGCCGGTCAAGATGTCGAAGCGCTCCGGCTCGTTCGTGACGCTGGCCGACGTCGTGCGCGAGGTCGGCAAGGACGTCGTGCGCTTCATGATGCTGACCAAGCGCGCCGACAGCCAGCTCGATTTCGACTTCGCCCACGTCGTCGAGCAGTCGCGCGAGAACCCGGTGTTCTACGTCCAGTACGCCCACGCCCGCATCCACTCGATCCAGCGCCGCGCCGCCGAGGCCGGGATGGTGCTGCCGGAGCCCGACTTCGCGCGCCTCGACGATGCCGAGCTGGCACTGGTCAAGCTGTGCGCGCAGTGGCCGCGCACCGTCGAGGCGGCGGCGACGACGCACGAGCCGCACCGCATCGCCTTCTACCTCGGCGACCTCGCGGCGGCGTTCCACTCGCTGTGGAACCAGGGCAACGATGACCCCGCGCGGCGCTTCGTCGTGGCGGACGATGCAGCGCTGACATCGGCACGGCTGGCGCTGGCGCGGGGTGTCGGGCAGATTATCCGCAATGGGCTCGGCCTGATGGGGGTCGAGCCGGTCGAGGAACTTCACTGA